A stretch of the Streptomyces sp. NBC_01428 genome encodes the following:
- a CDS encoding DUF1707 and FHA domain-containing protein: protein MTSSFEFHTYPARLSDAERDRALKSLRDGVALGRLSHDTFIRRMELALAARRSEELVVLTADLPTENRWSKAVFGTVEAVSGFTVRLRRAWQAERLPKLQLPNAGSPYPLRIGRDPASGLRLNHETVSRVHAELSRQSGVWVLRDLGSTNGTTVNGRRVIGVSVVRDGDQIGFGRMLFRLTSD from the coding sequence GTGACGTCGTCCTTCGAGTTCCACACGTACCCCGCGCGGCTGTCCGACGCGGAGCGCGACCGGGCGCTCAAGTCGCTCCGTGACGGCGTCGCCCTCGGCCGCCTCTCGCACGACACGTTCATCCGCCGGATGGAGCTGGCCCTGGCCGCCCGACGGTCCGAGGAACTCGTCGTGCTTACCGCCGACCTGCCGACCGAGAACCGCTGGTCGAAGGCGGTCTTCGGGACCGTGGAGGCCGTCTCCGGCTTCACCGTCCGGCTGCGCAGGGCCTGGCAGGCCGAGCGGCTCCCCAAGCTCCAGCTGCCCAACGCCGGCAGCCCGTACCCGCTGCGGATAGGCCGCGACCCGGCCAGCGGGCTGCGGCTCAACCACGAGACGGTCTCCCGCGTCCACGCCGAACTCAGCAGGCAGAGCGGCGTATGGGTGCTGCGCGACCTCGGCTCGACCAACGGCACGACGGTCAACGGCCGCCGCGTCATCGGCGTCTCCGTCGTCCGGGACGGCGACCAGATCGGCTTCGGCCGCATGCTGTTCCGCCTCACCTCGGACTGA
- the treZ gene encoding malto-oligosyltrehalose trehalohydrolase gives MRFEVWAPHADRLTLHCDDVTSAMERDPGRPGWWSAEADARDGTRYGFAVDDGPVLPDPRSRRQPDGPDGLSAVVDQARYAWRSEWAGRALPGAVLYELHVGTYTSEGTLDAAAERLGHLVELGITHVELMPLCPFPGRHGWGYEGVSLWAVHEPYGGPEALKRFVDRAHELGLGVVLDVVHNHLGPSGNYLPAFGPYFTDTHQTPWGSAVNLDAPGSDEVRDYFVGSALAWLRDYRLDGLRLDAVHALKDTRALHFLEELSAAVGAVAGELGRPLFLIGESDLNDPRLITSREEGGLGLDAQWNDDFHHALHTTLTGEGQGYYADFARAPLAALSKTLTSGFFHNGSYSSFRGRHHGRPIDRARISAQRLLGYTQTHDQIGNRAQGDRLSASLSPGLLACAAALTLTAPFTPMLFMGEEWGAGTPWQFFTDHTDPELAEAVRRGRRREFAAHGWAEEDVPDPQDPATRDRSCLDWSEPEAPAHARLLAWYRELIALRHRQADLSDPDLAAVRVAHDPEARWLAVRRGDVRVAVNLSKDPAVIPLGVRKGRVLASWDPVAAPLTDGVLNVPGESCVVLTQA, from the coding sequence GTGCGATTCGAGGTGTGGGCACCGCACGCCGACCGGTTGACACTCCACTGCGACGACGTCACGAGCGCGATGGAGCGCGATCCGGGCCGTCCGGGATGGTGGAGTGCCGAGGCGGACGCGCGGGACGGGACGCGGTACGGCTTCGCGGTCGACGACGGGCCCGTCCTGCCCGATCCGCGCTCGCGACGGCAGCCCGACGGTCCCGACGGGCTGAGCGCGGTGGTCGACCAGGCGCGGTACGCGTGGCGGTCCGAGTGGGCCGGGCGCGCGCTGCCGGGAGCGGTCCTGTACGAGCTGCACGTGGGGACGTACACGTCCGAGGGCACGCTGGACGCGGCGGCCGAGCGGCTCGGTCATCTGGTCGAACTGGGCATCACCCACGTCGAGTTGATGCCTCTGTGCCCGTTCCCCGGGCGGCACGGCTGGGGGTACGAGGGCGTCTCCCTGTGGGCGGTGCACGAACCGTACGGCGGCCCCGAGGCGTTGAAGCGCTTCGTCGACCGGGCGCACGAACTCGGCCTGGGCGTCGTCCTGGACGTCGTGCACAACCACCTCGGGCCGTCCGGCAACTACCTGCCCGCGTTCGGGCCGTACTTCACGGACACGCATCAGACGCCGTGGGGTTCGGCGGTGAACCTGGACGCGCCGGGCTCGGACGAGGTGCGCGACTACTTCGTGGGCAGCGCGCTGGCCTGGCTGCGCGACTACCGGCTCGACGGGCTGCGCCTGGACGCGGTGCACGCGCTGAAGGACACCCGCGCGCTGCACTTCCTGGAGGAGTTGTCGGCGGCGGTGGGCGCGGTCGCGGGCGAGCTGGGCCGGCCGCTGTTCCTGATCGGCGAGTCGGACCTGAACGACCCGCGGCTCATCACCTCCCGCGAGGAGGGCGGTCTCGGTCTGGACGCCCAGTGGAACGACGACTTCCACCACGCCCTGCACACCACGCTGACCGGCGAGGGGCAGGGCTATTACGCCGACTTCGCGCGGGCGCCGCTCGCGGCCCTGAGCAAGACGCTGACCTCGGGCTTCTTCCACAACGGCAGCTACTCCAGCTTCCGCGGCCGGCATCACGGCAGGCCGATCGACCGCGCGCGGATCTCGGCGCAGCGCCTTCTCGGGTACACGCAGACCCACGACCAGATCGGCAACCGCGCCCAGGGCGACCGGCTGTCCGCCTCCCTCTCCCCCGGGCTGCTGGCCTGCGCGGCGGCGCTGACGCTCACCGCGCCGTTCACGCCGATGCTGTTCATGGGCGAGGAGTGGGGCGCGGGAACGCCGTGGCAGTTCTTCACCGACCACACGGACCCCGAACTGGCGGAGGCCGTACGGCGGGGCAGGCGGCGGGAGTTCGCGGCGCACGGCTGGGCGGAGGAGGACGTGCCGGACCCGCAGGACCCGGCGACCCGGGACCGCTCCTGCCTGGACTGGTCGGAGCCGGAGGCGCCGGCCCACGCGCGTCTGCTGGCCTGGTACCGCGAGCTGATCGCGCTGCGCCACCGGCAGGCCGATCTCTCGGACCCCGATCTCGCGGCGGTCCGGGTGGCGCACGATCCGGAGGCCCGCTGGCTGGCCGTGCGGCGCGGTGACGTCCGGGTGGCCGTGAACCTGTCCAAGGACCCGGCGGTGATCCCGCTCGGCGTCCGCAAGGGGCGTGTGCTGGCGTCCTGGGACCCGGTCGCGGCGCCGCTCACGGACGGCGTGCTGAACGTGCCGGGCGAGTCGTGCGTGGTGCTCACCCAGGCGTGA
- a CDS encoding phosphotransferase family protein codes for MSQPPPTPTPDTVSRLVRSLLADDGAPGPGPDVRPVTEEGDHLTWWVGPRHVLRLAGDRDASVRQRRELRLRDLVRPHIGVPVPVSVARGEWAAGLAYTLDTRLPGASAEEQGVSAVGEADLAGLLTGLREVPVRQAGTLGVPQARPRSLETLRSAAVRAARGLPAEEFDPVELDQLAEPAAVQLAAQQGVAFLVHHGLRGEHLVTAAGGRVRGVLGWSGATVGDPAEDIAGLAVAVGAPAAVRAATLAGYGARPCLRGLWLARCDTVVRLADRLRGRSGDPVPLLEAQLRRAWETILLERVTDLRDGPDEAP; via the coding sequence ATGAGCCAACCGCCACCGACCCCCACCCCGGACACGGTCAGCCGGCTGGTCCGCTCGCTGCTCGCCGACGACGGCGCCCCGGGTCCCGGACCGGACGTACGGCCGGTCACCGAGGAGGGCGACCACCTCACCTGGTGGGTGGGCCCACGCCATGTGCTGCGGCTCGCCGGGGACCGCGACGCCTCGGTGCGGCAGCGCCGGGAGCTGCGGCTGCGTGACCTGGTCCGCCCGCACATCGGGGTGCCGGTCCCGGTCAGCGTCGCGCGGGGCGAATGGGCGGCCGGGCTGGCCTACACGCTCGACACCCGGCTGCCCGGCGCCTCCGCCGAGGAACAGGGCGTCTCGGCCGTCGGGGAGGCCGACCTGGCGGGCCTGCTGACCGGGCTGCGCGAGGTGCCCGTACGCCAGGCGGGGACCCTCGGCGTGCCACAGGCCCGGCCGCGGTCGCTGGAGACCCTGCGGTCCGCCGCGGTCCGCGCCGCCCGCGGGCTGCCCGCCGAGGAGTTCGACCCGGTGGAGCTCGACCAGCTCGCCGAGCCCGCCGCCGTCCAGCTCGCCGCGCAGCAGGGCGTCGCGTTCCTCGTCCACCACGGCCTGCGGGGGGAACACCTCGTGACCGCCGCCGGCGGACGGGTGCGGGGAGTCCTCGGCTGGAGCGGCGCGACGGTCGGTGACCCGGCCGAGGACATCGCCGGACTCGCGGTCGCCGTCGGCGCCCCCGCCGCCGTCCGGGCCGCCACGCTCGCCGGCTACGGTGCCCGGCCCTGCCTGCGCGGTCTGTGGCTGGCCCGCTGCGACACCGTCGTCCGCCTCGCCGACCGCCTCCGCGGCCGGAGCGGCGACCCCGTGCCGCTCCTGGAGGCCCAGCTGCGGCGGGCCTGGGAGACCATCCTGCTGGAGCGGGTGACGGACCTGCGGGACGGGCCGGACGAGGCGCCCTAG
- a CDS encoding M14 family zinc carboxypeptidase, protein MHELGVHAAALAARRPEDVRLRRVGTSRAGAPLWLLSVGHGSRQALVVAGPHANEPVGGATALRLAERVLADPRLTEGADATWNLLLCLDPDGSRRNETWLSGPYTLGHYFRHFFRPGFLEQPEWLPEGEGGPVLPETRTLLDLQDELRPFLQCSLHGVDVGGAFVELTRDLPGLAQRVAHSAARLGIPRELGPYDTLYWPMLGPAVYRVPPPRTGDLAAAITEAAVESTWFHPQPYGTVTAIVEAPMWGVDAVEDPARPADPDAVLRSVSHILRRDTQHLESVLARVRPGLGTSPAVERLLAPVDDYLLVGPGIADSWDPDVRDSTTRALPPLDTARLTALRLAGRRVALRTAGLLHQLVTATGRDPGGVLPELDRLIDLWCADYRDGCGAYWIPVARQVEYQARVVLAVFDLAGRHPRGRSPARDSGWGAVPRPTAPVRRD, encoded by the coding sequence GTGCACGAACTCGGCGTCCACGCCGCCGCGCTCGCCGCCCGCCGCCCCGAGGACGTCCGGCTGCGCCGCGTGGGCACCTCCCGGGCCGGCGCGCCGCTGTGGCTCCTGTCGGTCGGACACGGCAGCCGGCAGGCCCTCGTCGTCGCCGGACCGCACGCCAACGAACCCGTGGGCGGCGCCACCGCCCTGCGACTGGCCGAGCGGGTCCTCGCCGACCCCCGGCTCACCGAGGGCGCCGACGCCACCTGGAACCTGCTGCTGTGCCTCGACCCCGACGGTTCCCGCCGCAACGAGACCTGGCTGTCCGGCCCGTACACACTCGGGCACTACTTCCGGCACTTCTTCCGGCCCGGCTTCCTGGAGCAGCCCGAATGGCTGCCCGAGGGCGAGGGCGGCCCCGTCCTGCCGGAGACCCGCACCCTGCTCGACCTCCAGGACGAACTGCGGCCCTTCCTCCAGTGCTCGCTGCACGGCGTCGACGTGGGCGGCGCCTTCGTCGAGCTGACCCGCGACCTGCCGGGACTCGCCCAGCGCGTCGCACACAGCGCCGCCCGCCTCGGCATCCCGCGCGAACTCGGCCCGTACGACACCCTGTACTGGCCGATGCTCGGGCCGGCCGTCTACCGCGTCCCGCCGCCGCGCACCGGCGATCTGGCCGCCGCCATCACGGAGGCCGCCGTCGAGTCCACCTGGTTCCACCCGCAGCCGTACGGCACGGTGACCGCGATCGTCGAGGCGCCCATGTGGGGCGTCGACGCCGTCGAGGACCCCGCACGGCCCGCCGACCCCGACGCCGTCCTGCGCTCGGTGAGCCACATCCTGCGCCGCGACACGCAGCACCTGGAAAGCGTCCTCGCGCGCGTGCGGCCCGGCCTGGGCACCTCGCCGGCGGTCGAGCGGCTCCTCGCCCCGGTCGACGACTATTTACTGGTCGGCCCCGGCATCGCCGACTCCTGGGACCCCGACGTGCGGGACTCCACGACCCGCGCCCTGCCGCCCCTCGACACCGCCCGGCTGACCGCCCTGCGGCTCGCCGGGCGCCGGGTCGCCCTGCGCACGGCGGGACTGCTGCACCAGCTCGTGACCGCCACCGGCCGCGATCCGGGGGGTGTGCTGCCCGAGCTCGACCGGCTCATCGACCTGTGGTGCGCCGACTACCGCGACGGCTGCGGCGCGTACTGGATACCGGTGGCCCGTCAGGTCGAGTACCAGGCACGCGTGGTGCTCGCCGTGTTCGACCTGGCGGGACGGCACCCGCGCGGGCGCTCCCCCGCGCGTGACTCCGGGTGGGGCGCGGTGCCGCGGCCCACGGCACCGGTGCGCCGGGACTGA